One region of Desmodus rotundus isolate HL8 chromosome 11, HLdesRot8A.1, whole genome shotgun sequence genomic DNA includes:
- the TREM1 gene encoding triggering receptor expressed on myeloid cells 1 isoform X2, which translates to MRRTRLWGLLWTSFFLELQDVAKSMEIEEERIEGQTLQVNCPFNVRMYHSSQKEWQKLVGDKPLTLARTEKSSGQTNEVRVGRYFLEDIPSEGLLVVQMTDLRQEDSGLYQCVIYQPPREPLVLHYPIRLVVKKDPASDSNITDNMAERPTLSPITTQDRDKPKTRPISPSTVTQPWSTSTAILSTPDLRVNSTHGTDVIRSASLSPS; encoded by the exons ATGAGGAGGACCAGGCTCTGGGGGCTGCTTTGGACGTCCTTCTTCTTAG AACTTCAAGATGTAGCTAAATCAATGGAGATCGAGGAGGAACGAATAGAGGGGCAGACCCTGCAAGTGAACTGTCCCTTCAACGTAAGAATGTACCACAGCAGCCAGAAGGAGTGGCAGAAGCTGGTAGGAGACAAGCCTCTGACACTGGCAAGGACAGAGAAGAGCTCAGGGCAGACCAATGAAGTCCGGGTGGGGAGGTACTTCCTAGAAGACATCCCCAGTGAAGGTTTACTGGTTGTCCAAATGACTGACCTTCGACAGGAAGACTCGGGATTATATCAGTGTGTGATCTACCAGCCTCCCAGAGAACCCTTAGTGTTGCACTATCCTATCCGCCTGGTGGTGAAAAAGG ATCCTGCCTCAGACAGTAATATTACCGACAACATGGCTGAGAGACCCACCCTTTCTCCCATCACCACCCAGGACCGGGACAAGCCCAAGACTAGGCCTATCAGCCCAAGCACTGTGACTCAACCCTGGTCCACATCAACTGCCATCCTCTCTACTCCTGACCTGAGAGTCAACTCCACACATGGGACAGATGTCATTAG GTCTGCGTCTCTGAGTCCTTCATGA
- the TREM1 gene encoding triggering receptor expressed on myeloid cells 1 isoform X4, whose translation MYHSSQKEWQKLVGDKPLTLARTEKSSGQTNEVRVGRYFLEDIPSEGLLVVQMTDLRQEDSGLYQCVIYQPPREPLVLHYPIRLVVKKDPASDSNITDNMAERPTLSPITTQDRDKPKTRPISPSTVTQPWSTSTAILSTPDLRVNSTHGTDVIRISPITIITIVVCGILTKSLVFTVLLVVTQRSFGP comes from the exons ATGTACCACAGCAGCCAGAAGGAGTGGCAGAAGCTGGTAGGAGACAAGCCTCTGACACTGGCAAGGACAGAGAAGAGCTCAGGGCAGACCAATGAAGTCCGGGTGGGGAGGTACTTCCTAGAAGACATCCCCAGTGAAGGTTTACTGGTTGTCCAAATGACTGACCTTCGACAGGAAGACTCGGGATTATATCAGTGTGTGATCTACCAGCCTCCCAGAGAACCCTTAGTGTTGCACTATCCTATCCGCCTGGTGGTGAAAAAGG ATCCTGCCTCAGACAGTAATATTACCGACAACATGGCTGAGAGACCCACCCTTTCTCCCATCACCACCCAGGACCGGGACAAGCCCAAGACTAGGCCTATCAGCCCAAGCACTGTGACTCAACCCTGGTCCACATCAACTGCCATCCTCTCTACTCCTGACCTGAGAGTCAACTCCACACATGGGACAGATGTCATTAG gaTCTCTCCAATCACTATCATCACTATCGTGGTGTGTGGAATCCTGACCAAGAGCCTGGTCTTCACTGTGCTGTTGGTTGTCACACAGAGGTCATTTGGACCCTAG
- the TREM1 gene encoding triggering receptor expressed on myeloid cells 1 isoform X3 has protein sequence MRRTRLWGLLWTSFFLELQDVAKSMEIEEERIEGQTLQVNCPFNVRMYHSSQKEWQKLVGDKPLTLARTEKSSGQTNEVRVGRYFLEDIPSEGLLVVQMTDLRQEDSGLYQCVIYQPPREPLVLHYPIRLVVKKDPASDSNITDNMAERPTLSPITTQDRDKPKTRPISPSTVTQPWSTSTAILSTPDLRVNSTHGTDVIRIPSCR, from the exons ATGAGGAGGACCAGGCTCTGGGGGCTGCTTTGGACGTCCTTCTTCTTAG AACTTCAAGATGTAGCTAAATCAATGGAGATCGAGGAGGAACGAATAGAGGGGCAGACCCTGCAAGTGAACTGTCCCTTCAACGTAAGAATGTACCACAGCAGCCAGAAGGAGTGGCAGAAGCTGGTAGGAGACAAGCCTCTGACACTGGCAAGGACAGAGAAGAGCTCAGGGCAGACCAATGAAGTCCGGGTGGGGAGGTACTTCCTAGAAGACATCCCCAGTGAAGGTTTACTGGTTGTCCAAATGACTGACCTTCGACAGGAAGACTCGGGATTATATCAGTGTGTGATCTACCAGCCTCCCAGAGAACCCTTAGTGTTGCACTATCCTATCCGCCTGGTGGTGAAAAAGG ATCCTGCCTCAGACAGTAATATTACCGACAACATGGCTGAGAGACCCACCCTTTCTCCCATCACCACCCAGGACCGGGACAAGCCCAAGACTAGGCCTATCAGCCCAAGCACTGTGACTCAACCCTGGTCCACATCAACTGCCATCCTCTCTACTCCTGACCTGAGAGTCAACTCCACACATGGGACAGATGTCATTAG GATTCCAAGTTGCAGGTGA
- the TREM1 gene encoding triggering receptor expressed on myeloid cells 1 isoform X1 produces the protein MRRTRLWGLLWTSFFLELQDVAKSMEIEEERIEGQTLQVNCPFNVRMYHSSQKEWQKLVGDKPLTLARTEKSSGQTNEVRVGRYFLEDIPSEGLLVVQMTDLRQEDSGLYQCVIYQPPREPLVLHYPIRLVVKKDPASDSNITDNMAERPTLSPITTQDRDKPKTRPISPSTVTQPWSTSTAILSTPDLRVNSTHGTDVIRISPITIITIVVCGILTKSLVFTVLLVVTQRSFGP, from the exons ATGAGGAGGACCAGGCTCTGGGGGCTGCTTTGGACGTCCTTCTTCTTAG AACTTCAAGATGTAGCTAAATCAATGGAGATCGAGGAGGAACGAATAGAGGGGCAGACCCTGCAAGTGAACTGTCCCTTCAACGTAAGAATGTACCACAGCAGCCAGAAGGAGTGGCAGAAGCTGGTAGGAGACAAGCCTCTGACACTGGCAAGGACAGAGAAGAGCTCAGGGCAGACCAATGAAGTCCGGGTGGGGAGGTACTTCCTAGAAGACATCCCCAGTGAAGGTTTACTGGTTGTCCAAATGACTGACCTTCGACAGGAAGACTCGGGATTATATCAGTGTGTGATCTACCAGCCTCCCAGAGAACCCTTAGTGTTGCACTATCCTATCCGCCTGGTGGTGAAAAAGG ATCCTGCCTCAGACAGTAATATTACCGACAACATGGCTGAGAGACCCACCCTTTCTCCCATCACCACCCAGGACCGGGACAAGCCCAAGACTAGGCCTATCAGCCCAAGCACTGTGACTCAACCCTGGTCCACATCAACTGCCATCCTCTCTACTCCTGACCTGAGAGTCAACTCCACACATGGGACAGATGTCATTAG gaTCTCTCCAATCACTATCATCACTATCGTGGTGTGTGGAATCCTGACCAAGAGCCTGGTCTTCACTGTGCTGTTGGTTGTCACACAGAGGTCATTTGGACCCTAG